GCCGAGTCGTCACGGCGTCGAAGAGGTCGTCGTCACCGACGAGGGCCCGCACGTCGGCGCGCGAGCGCAGCGGCTCGAGCACCGTCGGGAACAGCCGTGACGCGAGCGAGCCCATGCGGGAGTAGAACTCGGTCCACGCGTCGAAGGCGGACGGGTCGCCGGTGACCGCCGAGAACGAGGCAGCCGTCGCCTCGGGGTCACCGTGGTCGACGAGCAGACCACGCCCGGGCGAGCCCGGCACCGGGGTGTACGACGAGTACCGGCGGCGCACGAGGCGCACGTCGAGGTCGAGGTCGGTGACGACCGCGCGCGGCAGCAGCGAGACGAGGTAGCTGTAGCGCGACAGCCGCGCGTCGACCCCGGGGAAGGCGCGCGCCGACACGGCGGCGCCGCCCACCTCGGCCGAGCGCTCGAGCACGAGCACCCGGCGCCCGGCCCGGGCGAGGTAGGCGGCGGCCGTCAGTCCGTTGTGGCCGGCCCCGATGATGACGTCGTCGTAGCGCACGCCCTCACCCTAGGCACCGGATGCCGGGTGGTCGGTCCCGGTGACGACGCGACCACGTGGGCCCGCGACCACGGGACCGGGCTCAGCGCAGCGACGCCGACCGCACGGCATCCTGCTGCGCCTGCACCTGCCGGTCGACCCGGTCGATGCTCGCGCGGCTGCCCAGGTCGACGCCGGCGCGGGCGGCCGCGGCGCGCGCGGCGGGGGTGGTGAGGTCGGGCGCGACGAACCGCTCGGGCGTCACCGTGCGGTCGACGGCGGCCCAGCGCGCGTTGCCCTCCACCAGCGCGGGTCCCGACGCCACGGCGGCGCGGACCGCGTCGGAGCCGGTGCGGGTGAGGCCGAGCCCGAACGCCGGCCGGGTCGCGACCGCGTATCCGCTGGCGTGACCGCTGCGGTTGGGGTGGAAGCTCTCGCTGACCGGGAACGAGAGGTTGTTGATCCACTCCGGGCTGTCGCAGACGGCGTGCCCGGTGAAGACGGAGGTGGGGTTGACGAAGGTGAACCCGGCGGCCGCGGCGGCCGTCGCGGTGCGCGCGTTGAGCAGGTCGGCGGTGGCGTTGAGCCGCGACTCCTCGCTCGCGGAGAACCACGTCAGGGCGCTGCAGTCGTCACCGTTGAAGATGCGCGGGTAGCCCACGACGACGACGCGGGCGTTCGGGGCCTTGGCGCGGATCGAGCCGTAGAGCGTCGTCAGGCGTGACGGCAGCGTCGAGCCGACGAAGGCCTGGGCCTTGTCGACGGCGGCGTTGCAGTTGCTCAGCCAGCTCGGCTGCGCGCACGTGGTCAGCACGCTCGCGAAGCCGGCGTCGTTGCCGCCCACCGAGATCGTCACGTACGAGGTCGAGGTCGACAGCGCGGACAGCTGCGTCGAGGTGACGTCGGCGACGGTCGCGCCCGAGCAGGCCCGGAAGGTCAGCGAGAGCCCGAGCGACGCGGCGTCGAGGGCGGGGTAGGCGTAGACCGAGCGCTGGCACGACGTGCCGTCCTCGAGGTAGGCGCGGGTGCCGGTGCCCGAGCTGTAGGAGTCGCCCAGCGCGACGTAGGCGGTCCCGGCCGCGCCCGCGGACGGGGGCCCGGCGAGACCGGCCCCACCGAGGATGCCGGTGAGCGTGGCCACCGAGGCGGCCGCCCACCGCATCGGTCGGGTGAGGCGAGGGCTCCGTCGGTGGCGGCCGGAGGGGCCGGAAGGACCGCCGGCGAGGGCCGAGGTCGGGGCGGTGGACGCGTGCAGGCGGATTACGGGCGGCACGACACTCTCCTTCGAGTGGAGGTCGCTCGCGGACGGCCCGCGGAGCGTCCCTCGTGGAACGTAGGACCAGCAGACCCGCGACGCCACCCGAAACGGACCGGGAACCGGTGGCCGCACCTCCTAGTCTGGGTTGACGGACCCCGGCCCCGCCGGCCGGGGCGATCAGGCCAGGAGGTCGACGTGGGGTTTCCCGAGAACGTGCTCGCCCGGGGTGAGCGGGTCGAGCGCAGCATCCACCCGCACTGGCTGACCGTGGCGCTGCCGACGGTGCTCGGGGTGCTGCTCATCGCGCTCGCGGTGTTCGTCGCCGTCGTCACGCCCGACGACAGCACGGGCAACGCCGTGCAGTGGGTGAGCGTGGCGGTCCTCGCCGTGCTCGCGGTGTGGCTCGTCGCCGTGCCGTTCCTGCGCTGGCGCACGACCCACTACGTCGTGACGACGCACCGCGTCATGGTGCGCCGCGGGGTGCTCAACAAGAGCGGCAAGGACATCACCCTGTCGAAGATCACCGACGTCAGCTTCGGGCAGACCCTGTTCGACCGCATCATCAACTCGGGCTCGCTGCGCATCGAGTCGGCGGGCGACAGCCCCGACGAGCAGTTCTCGAACATCCCGGACAGCAACGAGGTGCAGCAGCTCGTCAACCGCCTCATCGACGAGGACGACCTGCGCCGCCGTCGCCACGGCGCCGGCCGTTCCGACCACGACGACGAGTACGAGGAGTACGACGGCCGGTACGACGAGGACGCGGACGGGGCGTGGGAGGACGAGGCGGATGCCGGCCGGCCGAGGCTCGCCGAGGAGCGGCCCCGCCGGGGTCGGCGCGACGGGCGCTGATCCGGAGGGCCGCGCCCGCCCGCCGGGTCGTAGGGTCGGCCCATGCACGAGGTGAGCGACGACGCGACCACGGCCACGACGGCATCCGACCGAGCCCACGCGGCGTACCGCGCGGCCCGCGACCGCCTGCTCGCCCTGCGCGGGCAGCACGAGGAGGCCGTGGCGGGCCACGTGCCCCCGGACGTCGGTGACCGGTTCAACTGGGCGGTCGACTGGTTCGACGGCATCGCGCGCGGGGTCGACCGGCCGTGCCTCACCATCGTCGACGACGCGGGCACGCCCGACGAGCGCGTCACGAGCGTCACCTTCGACGCGATGGCGCGCCGCTCCGACCAGGTGGCGGCGTGGCTGACGCAGGTCGGGATGCGCCGCGGGGACGCCGTACTGCTCATGCTCGGCAACCAGGTCGAGCTGTGGGAGACGATGCTCGGGGTGATGAAGATCGGTGCGGTCATCATGCCGACGACGACCGCCGCCGGGCCGGGCGACCTCGCCGACCGCATCGCTCGCGGGGCCGCGCGGGTGGTCGTGGCCGACTCCCGCGAGGCCCACAAGTTCGACATGGTCGAGGGCGCGGACCTGCGCATCGCGGTGCCGACGGGCGCCGACACGACGGCGCCAGAGGGGTGGCACGACCTGCACGACGCCTACGCCCTCGAGACCGGCCCGGCCGCGCATCCCGGGACCGCGCCCGACGACCGGCTGCTGCTCTACTTCACCTCGGGCACGACCAGCCGCCCGAAGCTCGTCGAGCACACGCAGGTCTCCTACCCGGTGGGTCACCTCTCGACGACGTACTGGCTCGGCCTCAAGCCCGGCGACGTGCACCTCAACATCAGCAGCCCGGGCTGGGCGAAGCACGCGTGGTCGTGCTTCTTCGCCCCGTGGATCGCCGAGGCGACCGTGTTCGCCTACAACTACACGCGGTTCGACCCCGCCGCGCTCCTGCGCGTGCTGCGCGTGCACGAGGTGACCTCGCTGTGCGCGCCGCCGACGGTGTGGCGCATGCTCATCAACGCCGACCTGTCCGGTGGGCCGGGCTCGTTGCGCGAGGTCATCGGGGCGGGGGAGCCGCTCAACCCCGAGGTCATCGCGCGGGTGCACGAGGCGTGGGGCCTCACGGTCCGCGACGGCTACGGCCAGACCGAGATGACGGCGGTCGTCGGCAACACCGTCGGGTCACCCGTCAAGCCCGGGTCGATGGGCCGTCCGCTGCCCGGCTGCCCTGTCGTGCTCGTCGACCCCGTGTCGGGCGAGCGGGTGGAAACGCCCACGTCGCAAGGTGACTCGGCCGAGGGTGAGATCTGCCTCGACCTCGCCGAGCGACCGGTGCCGCTCATGACGGGCTACCAGGGCGACGACGAGCGCAACGCCGAGGCGATGGCCGGCGGTTATTACCACACGGGTGATGTCGCGAGCGTCGACGCCGACGGCTACGTCACGTACGTCGGGCGCACCGACGACGTCTTCAAGGCCAGCGACTACAAGATCAGCCCGTTCGAGGTCGAGTCGGTGCTCATCGAGCACCCCGCCGTCGCCGAGGCGGCCGTCGTGCCCGCGCCGGATGCCGTCCGGCTCGCCGTGCCCAAGGCGTACGTCGCGCTGGCGCCGGGTCACGAGCCCGGGCCCGAGGTCGCGCGGTCGATCCTCGCCCACGCCCGGGAGCGCCTGGCGCCGTGGCAGCGGGTGCGACGCGTCGAGTTCTTCGAGCTGCCCAAGACCATCTCGGGCAAGATCCGGCGGGTCGAGCTGCGCGGTCGCGAGACCGAGCTGTCCGACACCGGCGCCGGCTCGCCCGAGCTCGAGTGGCGCGACGACGACTTCCCCGAGCTGCGCGGCGGCGGGCCCGGGCGCGCCTGACGCGCCCCGCCGAGGCCCCGGCATCCGGCGCCGGTCGGTGGCAACCGTCGCGCGACGGCCACCACGGGCACACCCCCCGTTCACCCTCGGCTGGTCGGATGAGGTGCACGAGGAGGTGCACGATGAGCGCGACCCGGCGCAAGGCCGTCGTGGCGACCCTGGCGGTCGCCTACCTCCTGCTGCTCGTGTTCGGCGGTCGCCTCCTCGGGCCGAGCGCCGCCGTCGTCTCGATGGTCGGGGTGTTCGTCGTCGGGTTCGCCTGGCTGTGGCTGCTCGTCGCGCCGTGGGCCACCGAGGGCCGCGATCGACGCCGCGAGCCCTGAGCGCCGCCGACACCGCCGTCCGGACCGCCGGCCGCACCATCCCCACGCCGGCCCACAGCCGCCCTACGCTGGCCCGCGTGAGCCTCGAGAACCGCCCGACCCGCATCGTGCTCGTGCGTCACGGTGAGTCGCAGGGCAACGTCGACGACACCGTCTACGAGCGGGTGCCCGACCACCGGCTCGGGCTGACCGAGCGCGGTGTCGAGCAGGCCCGCGCCACCGGTGCACGGCTGCGCGCCCTCATCGGTGACGAGTCGGTGGCCGTGTACGCCTCGCCCTACGTGCGGGCCCGCCAGACCTTCGAGCTGCTCGGGCTCGACGTCGACGAGCGGGACGTCCGGGTCGAGCCACGCCTGCGCGAGCAGGACTGGGCCAACTTCCAGGACCCCGCCGACATCGCCGCGCAGCGCGAGGCGCGCAACCGCTACGGGCACTTCTGGTACCGCTTCACCCACGGCGAGTCCGGCTCGGACGTCTACGACCGGGTCTCGACCTTCCTCGAGTCGATGCACCGCAACTTCGAGACCCCCGACGCTCCGCGCAACGTCGTCATCGTCACCCACGGGCTGACCATGCGGCTGTTCTGCATGCGCTGGTTCCACTGGAGCGTCGAGTACTTCGAGTCGCTCGAGAACCCCGCCAACGGTGAGCCGGTGGTCCTGCTGCGCCAGCCGGACCTGCGCTACAAGCTGTCGAAGCCGTTGCTGCAGTGGGACGCCGGTGTCACGCCGTCCGCGCGGGAACGCGCCAGCTGGCTCTGAGGCCAGTCGTCGTCGGTGGTGCTTACCCGGTCGCCGTCAGAGGTACTGGCCGGTGGGCCCGCCGTCGCCCGGCTGCCCCTGCATCGGATGGGCTCCCGCCCCGGCGGGGCCACCCGGTACAGCCTGGCCGCCCTGTCCGCCGAGCCCGGGCGGCAGGGCCCGCATCTGCTGCAGCTGCTGCTGGGCGGCCATCTGCTGGGCGACGAGGGCCGTCTGGATGCCGTGGAACAGCCCCTCGAGCCAGCCGACCAGCTGGGCCTGGGCGATGCGCAGCTCGGCGTCGCTCGGTGACTCGTCGCGGAACGGGAGGGCGATGCGGTCGAGCTCCTCGACGAGCTCGGGGGCGAGGCCGTCCTTGAGCTCGCCGAGCGAGCGGTGGTGGATGTCGGCGAGCCGCCGGCGACCCGCCTCGTCGAGGGGCGCGTTGCGCACCTCTTCGAGCAGCTGCTTGATCATCGAGCCGATGCGCATCACCTTGGCCGGCTCCTCGACGAGGTCGGCCGGGTTCGTCTGGTCGTGCCGGCGTCCGCCGTCGTGGTCGCCGTCGCCGCCGCGGTCGTCACGGTCGTCGCCGGGCGAGGACACGCCCATGCCGTCCTGGGTGACGACGACGATGCGGCGGTCGTCGTCTCCGGGCTGCTGGGGGGAGTCGGGGCTCATGCCGACCATCCTGCCCCACGGCGCCTACGCTCAGACGGTGGCCGTCACACGCAGGCACGTCGGGGGCACCGTCCCGTCGGCCGCCGCGCGCGCAGGGCTGGCCGTCCTCACGGCGACCGCCCTGACCGCCGGTGCGGCCTCGTGCACCACGACGGATGCCGGTGTGCCCCGTGAGCCCGGCCCCCCGGCATCCTCGGTGGTGACCGCGGAGCCGCGGCCCGAGCTCACGCCCGTCGACGGGAGTCTCGAGAGCGAGGCGAGCGACCCGCTGGAGGTGGGTCTGGGCGTGCCGGCGCGGGTGCCGTCCGAGCTCGCGCGGGTCGTGCGGGGCCGCGGCGCCACCGAGTGGGACAGCGGTGACCTCGGGGCGTCGTCGTCGGGCGCGACCTTCGCCGTGCGGGTCGCGTGCGTCGCCGACGGCGGCCCGGTCTCGACCGTCGTCGTCGTCACGCGCGGGCCGGTGGTGCCGGGGGAGGAGAACACCGACCGTCAGCGGCTGCTGCAGCGGCCCGTCTCGTGCGACGGCAAGCCCGTGAGGCTGGCCGTGGGGCGGCTGCCGGTCGGCGACGTCGGCATCGAGCTCGTCGAGCCCCCGGACACGGCGGTGCGCGGCTACGCCCTGCTCGTCAGGTCGTGAGCAGGATCTTGCCGATGTGGGTCGAGGCCTCCATCTCGCGGTGGGCCTCGGCGGCGTCCTCGAGGCGGTGGCGCGAGTGCACGATCGGGCGCACGTCGCCCGACTCGACCAGGGGCCAGACGTGCTCGCGCACCGCGGCGACGATCGCGGCCTTCTCGGTGGCCGGCCGGGAGCGCAGCGAGGTGGCGATGACGGCACCGCGCTTGGCCAGCAGCACGCCCATGTCGAGCTCGCCCGTGCGGCCGCCCATGAGGCCGATGGTGACGAGGCGGCCGCCGGTGGCGAGGAGGTCGACGTTGCGCGAGAGGTACTTCGCGCCCATGTTGTCGAGGATGACGTCGGCGCCGTGGCCGTCGCTCAGCGCGCGCACGCGTTCGACGAAGTCCTCCTCGCGGTAGTTGACGAGCATCTCGGCCCCGAGGTCGCGGCAGACGTCGAGCTTGGCCTGGCTGCCCGCGGTGACGGCGACGTGGGCGCCGACCGCCTTGCCGAGCTGGATGGCCATCGTGCCGATGCCCGAGCTGCCGCCGTGCACGAGCAGCACCTGGCCGGGCTGGATGTTCGCGACGAGGAAGACGTTCGACCAGACGGTGCAGGCGACCTCGGGCAGGGCCGCGGCGTCCTCGAGGCTGACACCGGAGGGCACGGGCAGCAGCTGCCCGGCGGGCACGACGGCCTGCTCCGCGTAGCCGCCGCCGTCGAGCAGGGCACACACCTCGCCACCCACGGTCCAGCCCTCGACGCCGTCACCGAGGGCGGCCACCCGGCCGCTGACCTCGAGGCCCGGTAACGGGGAGGCGCCCTCCGGCGGCGGGTAGTGACCGAGGCGCTGCATGACGTCGGCCCGGTTGACGCCGGCAGCGACGACGTCGACGAGCACCTCGCCCGGCCCCGGGGTGGGGGCGTCGACGTCGGCGGGGACGAGGGCCTCGGGCCCACCGGGCTGGGGCAGGGTGATCGCGCGCATGGTCCGACTCTATTGACCGGCGGCGAGCCGCCTGACGGTGACCGGCGCGTCCGGTGCGTCGGGTGCGGAGGCGGAGGCATCCGGCGCCCGGTCGACGTGCCACACGTGCCCGGCCCCGACGACGCGCCCGCCGGGGTGCAGCGCGGTGTCCTCGTCGATCGCCACCCCGTGCGGGGCGAGGCCGGCCTCGACGACGGCGACGAGGCGCGAGAGGTTGCCCCACTGCGCGGCGTGGACGTCGACGGCGCCTGCGACGAGACCGATGCCGGGGACGACCGTGACGGGGTCGAGCCCCTCGTTGCCGTCCTCGGGGCATACGGGGCGGCCGGCGAGACGCCAGCCACCGATGACGGCGTGCTCGGCCGCGATGGCGGCGCCCGCCGAGAACCCGGCGTACGGCATCCCGCCCTGCACGCGCTCACGGATGGCGTCGAAGGCGGGGGCGAGCGACGCGTGGTACTCGGGCGTCGGGCCGCCGCCGACGAAGAGGCCGTCGGCGCCGTCGAGCGCGGAGGCGTCGACGGCGGACCCCTCTGCTACCCGGACGACGGACAGCTCGTGGCCACCGACGAGGTCGAGCAGGTGCACGTACCGCGCGTGGTACTCGAGCGAGTCCGGGCCGGTGCCCATCACGACGAGCGTGACGGTGGGCGTGCCCCCGGCGCGGCGGGCCGCGGCGTCGACGAAGGCCCGGTAGAGCGCGGCGGCGTGGGAGTCGTCCCACCCGCCGCCCACGAGGTGGACGTCCATGGCGCCACCCTAGGGACGCCGGGGCCGCGACGGGTCGCTGCGCGGCGGGCTCACCCGCCGGGCGATCTCGGCGGCAGCCGCACGGACGGCATCGACGAGGCAGAGCAGGTGTTCGGCGGTGGCGTCCTGCGCGCGCACCGTGACGGCGATGGCGGCGACGGGGCGGCGGGACCGGTCGGTGACGGCGACCGCGACCGAGGACAGGCCGGGGGTGACGGTGTCGTCCTCCCGGGCGAACCCCTCGGCACGGGTTCGCGCGAGCAGGCTGCGCAGCTCGGTCAGCGACCGCGGCCCCGCCTCGTGGCGCCGGGTGAACGAGGCCCGGTCGGGGTAGAGCGCGCGCACCTGGGCCGCGGGGAGGGCGGCGAGCAGGGCGAGCCCGCTGGCCGTGAGGTGGGCCGGCAGGCGCACGCCGACGTCGGTGACGAGGGTGGGCTGTCCGGGCGCGCGCTCCTCGAGCAGGTAGATGACGTCGCGGCCGTCGAGGGTGGCGAGGTGGGCGTTGCGGGCCGACCGGTCGACGAGCCGGCGCACGGCCGAGCGCGCGAGCCGCGCGAGCGGGGCCTGACGCTGGTAGGCCGAGCCGAGCTCGTAGGCGGCCTGGCCGAGGCCGTAGCGGCGGTCGTCGGCGTAGTGCGTGACGTAGCCGCGCGAGACGAGCACGGTGAGCAGGTGGTAGACCGACGACCGGGGCAGGCCGAGGTCGCGGGCCACCGCCGCCGCGGGCAGCGGCTCGGCATGGCTTGACAGGTGCTCGAGCACGTCGAGGGCGCTCGCCGCCGCCGGTGCGTTCGCCACCCCACCACCCTCCGTCCCCAACCCCGTCGAGAGGGCGCCAAGACCCCGTCGAGACGACGCTTGGACCCCGTCGAGTGGTCACGCCCCGCCGTGGCCCACCCGCACGGATGCCGGTGAGCCGGGTGGCGCGACCGCCTCTCGTGTGTCTCGTATCCGAGACGATACCTTGCGGTGATAGCTCTCGGGCCCGACCGGGCCGCGATTCGATGGGGGCATGACGAGGACGGCCCCGATGCAGCACCCGACGCAGCCCCAGACAACCGGCACGGTCACGGTGGGCACCGGCCCCCTGACGATCGAGGACGTCGTCGCGGTGGCCCGGCACGGGGCCGGGGTGCGCCTCGGCGACGACGCGTGTTCCGCCATCGAGGCCAGCCGCACGGTCGTCGAGGCCCTCGCCGACGACGTCGTGCCGCACTACGGCATCTCGACGGGGTTCGGCGCCCTCGCCACCCGCCACATCCCGACGGCGATGCGCGCCCAGCTGCAGCGCTCGCTCGTCCGGTCGCACGCGGCCGGCAGCGGCCCCGAGGTCGAGCGCGAGGTCGTTCGGGCGCTCATGCTGCTGCGCCTGTCGACCCTCGCGACGGGGCGCACCGGCGTGCGGCTCGAGACGGCCCGCGCCTACGCGTCGCTGCTCGACGCCGGCATCACCCCCGTCGTGCACGAGTACGGCTCGCTCGGCTGCTCCGGCGACCTCGCCCCCCTGGCCCACTGCGCGCTCGCCGTCATGGGTGAGGGCCCGGTGCGCCTCGCCGACGGCACGCTCACCGATGCGGGGACGGCACTGCGCGACAACGGCATCCGGCCCGTCGAGCTCGCCGAGAAGGAGGGGCTCGCCCTCATCAACGGCACCGACGGCATGCTCGGCATGCTCGCCCTCGCCGTCACCGACCTGCGCGACCTGCTCGTCGTCGCCGACATCACCGCGGCGATGAGCGTCGAGGGGCTGCTCGGCTCGGACAGCGTGTTCGCCGCCGACCTGCACGCCCTGCGGCCGCAGCCCGGCCAGGCCCGCTCGGCCGCGAACATCGTTGCCGTCATGGCGAACTCACCCATCCGCGAGTCGCACCGCACCGACGCCTGTACGCGTGTGCAGGACGCCTACTCGCTGCGCTGCGCGCCCCAGGTGGCCGGCGGCGCGCGGGACACCGTCGAGCACGCCGCCCGGGTGGCCGGGTACGAGCTCGCCTCGGCCGTCGACAACCCCGTCGTCACCCCCGACGGGCGGGTCGAGAGCAACGGCAACTTCCACGGCGCCCCCGTCGCCTACGTGCTCGACTTCCTCGCCATCGTCACCGCCGACGTCGCCTCGATGAGCGAGCGGCGCACCGACCGCTTCCTCGACGCCGCGCGCAGCCACGGCTTGCCGCCCTTCCTCGCCGACGACCCGGGCGTCGACAGCGGCCACATGATCGCGCAGTACACGCAGGCCGCCATCGTCAGCGAGCTCAAGCGCCTCGCGGTGCCGGCGAGCGTCGACTCGATCCCGAGCTCGGCCATGCAGGAGGACCACGTGTCGATGGGCTGGTCGGGCGCCCGAAAGCTGCGGCGGGCGGTCGACGGGCTGACCCGCGTGCTCGCCGTCGAGCTGCTCACGGCCGCCCGCGGCATCGAGCTGCGCGCCCCGCTCGCACCCGCGCCGGCCACGGCATCCGTCATCGCGGCGCTGCGCGAGACGGTGCCCGGCAGCGGACCCGACCGCTTCCTCGCCCCCGAGATCGAGGATGCCGTCGAGCTCGTGCGCAGCGGACGCGCGCGGGCGGCGGCCGAGGCCGTCACCGGCCCCCTCGCCTGACCACTCGACGGGGCGTGAGCGCCCTCTCGACGGGGGCGGGGAGCCCACCACCGCAGGACCGACCGATATCACCGAGGATCACCGAGGATCACCGAGGATCACCGAGGATCACCGAGGATCACCGAGGATCACCGAGGATCACCGAGGATCACCGAGGATCACCGAGGATCACCGAGGATCACCGAGGAGGAGACGACCATGGACGGTGCACGACCGGTGCGCGCCGCGCGCGGCACCACGCTGACGGCCCAGTCGTGGGCCACCGAGGCCCCACTGCGGATGCTCATGAACAACCTCGACCCGGAGGTGGCCGAGCGACCCGACGACCTCGTCGTCTACGGCGGCACCGGGCGGGCCGCGCGTGACTGGCGCTCGTTCGACGCCATGGTGCGCACGCTGACGACCCTCAAGCAGGACGAGACGATGCTCGTGCAGAGCGGTCGCCCCGTCGGCGTCATGCAGACGCACGAGTGGGCGCCGCGGGTGCTCATCGCCAACAGCAACCTCGTCGGCGACTGGGCCACGTGGCCGGAGTTCCGCCGTCTCGAGCACCTCGGCCTGACGATGTACGGCCAGATGACGGCCGGCTCGTGGATCTACATCGGCACCCAGGGCATCGTCCAGGGCACGTACGAGACCTTCGCCGCCGTCGCCGAGAAGCGCTTCGGTGGCACGCTCGCCGGCACGCTGACCCTCACCGGTGGGTGCGGCGGCATGGGCGGCGCCCAGCCGCTCGCCGTGACGATGAACGACGGCGCCTGCCTCGTCGTCGACGTCGACCCGGCTCGCCTGCACCGCCGCGTCGAGCACCGCTACCTCGACGAGGTCGCGAAGGACCTCGATGACGCCATCGAGAAGGCGCTCGCCGCGAAGCGCGAGCGTCGCGGCTGGTCGGTCGGCGTCGTCGGCAACGCGGCCGAGGTGTTCCCCGAGCTGCTGCGGCGCGGCGTCGAGATCGACATCGTCACCGACCAGACATCGGCCCACGACCCGCTCAGCTACCTGCCCGTCGGCGTCGACCTCGACGACTGGGCCGAGTACGCCGAGAAGAAGCCGGAGGACTTCACTGACCGTGCACGCGCCTCGATGGCGCAGCACGTCAAGGCGATGGTCGAGTTCCAGGACGCCGGCGCCGAGGTCTTCGACTACGGCAACTCGATCCGCGACGAGGCCCGGCAGGGCGGCTACGACCGCGCCTTCGCCTTCCCCGGCTTCGTCCCGGCCTACATCCGCCCGCTCTTCTGCGAGGGCAAGGGCCCCTTCCGCTGGGCCGCGCTCTCGGGCGACCCCCGCGACATCGCCGCGACCGACAAGGCCGTGCTCGACCTGTTCCCCGACAACGACCGCCTGCACAAGTGGATCCGCGGCGCCCAGGAGCGCATCGCGTTCCAGGGCCTGCCCGCCCGCATCTGCTGGCTCGGCTACGGCGAGCGCGACAAGGCCGGCCTGGCCTTCAACGAGCTCGTGCGCACCGGCGAGGTCAGTGCCCCCATCGTCATCGGTCGCGACCACCTCGACTCCGGGTCGGTGGCCAGCCCCTACCGCGAGACCGAGTCGATGGCCGACGGGTCGGACGCCATCGCCGACTGGCCGTTGCTCAACGCCCTCGTCAACACGAGCTCGGGCGCGAGCTGGGTCTCGATCCACCACGGCGGCGGGGTCGGCATCGGCCGCAGCCTGCACGCCGGTCAGGTCAGCCTCGCCGACGGCACCGACCTCGCGGCGCAGAAGCTGGCCCGCGTGCTGACGAACGACCCCGGCATGGGCGTCATCCGTCACGTCGACGCGGGCTACGACCTCGCCGACGAGGTGGCCCGCGAGCGAGGGGTGAGGGTGCCGATGCACGAGCAGCCCACCCAGCCCGAGCAGCCCACTGCCTGAGCGGATGCCGGTGAGCCCCCTTCGTGTTCCGCGCGCGTCAGCGTCGGCCGGCCCGGCCTCCGGCGCCGCCGGAGCGGCCACCGCTGCGACGGGGGCCGCCGCGGGCCGCGCCGGTGGCGGGGGCACCGCTCGACCGGCGCCAGGCCGTGAAGCTCGAGACGGGGCCGGAGCGCGGCCGCACGAGCCACGGCCACGGGTGACGCTCGACGTCGAGGCCGGCGGTGAGCCGGCGCCAGCCGGGCACCGGGGCGGCCGTCGACGCGACCGGCCGGTCGCGCAGCACCTCGGCCGGTCGGCCGAGGTGCACCTCGACGTCGCGGCGGGTCGCGAGGTCGGCGAGGGTCTCGGCGACGAAGACGAGCCGCTTGCCGGACAGCCGCCGGCGGG
This is a stretch of genomic DNA from Terracoccus luteus. It encodes these proteins:
- a CDS encoding PH domain-containing protein is translated as MGFPENVLARGERVERSIHPHWLTVALPTVLGVLLIALAVFVAVVTPDDSTGNAVQWVSVAVLAVLAVWLVAVPFLRWRTTHYVVTTHRVMVRRGVLNKSGKDITLSKITDVSFGQTLFDRIINSGSLRIESAGDSPDEQFSNIPDSNEVQQLVNRLIDEDDLRRRRHGAGRSDHDDEYEEYDGRYDEDADGAWEDEADAGRPRLAEERPRRGRRDGR
- a CDS encoding AMP-binding protein; the encoded protein is MHEVSDDATTATTASDRAHAAYRAARDRLLALRGQHEEAVAGHVPPDVGDRFNWAVDWFDGIARGVDRPCLTIVDDAGTPDERVTSVTFDAMARRSDQVAAWLTQVGMRRGDAVLLMLGNQVELWETMLGVMKIGAVIMPTTTAAGPGDLADRIARGAARVVVADSREAHKFDMVEGADLRIAVPTGADTTAPEGWHDLHDAYALETGPAAHPGTAPDDRLLLYFTSGTTSRPKLVEHTQVSYPVGHLSTTYWLGLKPGDVHLNISSPGWAKHAWSCFFAPWIAEATVFAYNYTRFDPAALLRVLRVHEVTSLCAPPTVWRMLINADLSGGPGSLREVIGAGEPLNPEVIARVHEAWGLTVRDGYGQTEMTAVVGNTVGSPVKPGSMGRPLPGCPVVLVDPVSGERVETPTSQGDSAEGEICLDLAERPVPLMTGYQGDDERNAEAMAGGYYHTGDVASVDADGYVTYVGRTDDVFKASDYKISPFEVESVLIEHPAVAEAAVVPAPDAVRLAVPKAYVALAPGHEPGPEVARSILAHARERLAPWQRVRRVEFFELPKTISGKIRRVELRGRETELSDTGAGSPELEWRDDDFPELRGGGPGRA
- a CDS encoding proteasome activator, with product MSPDSPQQPGDDDRRIVVVTQDGMGVSSPGDDRDDRGGDGDHDGGRRHDQTNPADLVEEPAKVMRIGSMIKQLLEEVRNAPLDEAGRRRLADIHHRSLGELKDGLAPELVEELDRIALPFRDESPSDAELRIAQAQLVGWLEGLFHGIQTALVAQQMAAQQQLQQMRALPPGLGGQGGQAVPGGPAGAGAHPMQGQPGDGGPTGQYL
- a CDS encoding Type 1 glutamine amidotransferase-like domain-containing protein yields the protein MDVHLVGGGWDDSHAAALYRAFVDAAARRAGGTPTVTLVVMGTGPDSLEYHARYVHLLDLVGGHELSVVRVAEGSAVDASALDGADGLFVGGGPTPEYHASLAPAFDAIRERVQGGMPYAGFSAGAAIAAEHAVIGGWRLAGRPVCPEDGNEGLDPVTVVPGIGLVAGAVDVHAAQWGNLSRLVAVVEAGLAPHGVAIDEDTALHPGGRVVGAGHVWHVDRAPDASASAPDAPDAPVTVRRLAAGQ
- a CDS encoding histidine phosphatase family protein, whose translation is MSLENRPTRIVLVRHGESQGNVDDTVYERVPDHRLGLTERGVEQARATGARLRALIGDESVAVYASPYVRARQTFELLGLDVDERDVRVEPRLREQDWANFQDPADIAAQREARNRYGHFWYRFTHGESGSDVYDRVSTFLESMHRNFETPDAPRNVVIVTHGLTMRLFCMRWFHWSVEYFESLENPANGEPVVLLRQPDLRYKLSKPLLQWDAGVTPSARERASWL
- a CDS encoding SGNH/GDSL hydrolase family protein → MATLTGILGGAGLAGPPSAGAAGTAYVALGDSYSSGTGTRAYLEDGTSCQRSVYAYPALDAASLGLSLTFRACSGATVADVTSTQLSALSTSTSYVTISVGGNDAGFASVLTTCAQPSWLSNCNAAVDKAQAFVGSTLPSRLTTLYGSIRAKAPNARVVVVGYPRIFNGDDCSALTWFSASEESRLNATADLLNARTATAAAAAGFTFVNPTSVFTGHAVCDSPEWINNLSFPVSESFHPNRSGHASGYAVATRPAFGLGLTRTGSDAVRAAVASGPALVEGNARWAAVDRTVTPERFVAPDLTTPAARAAAARAGVDLGSRASIDRVDRQVQAQQDAVRSASLR
- a CDS encoding NAD(P)H-quinone oxidoreductase, which codes for MRAITLPQPGGPEALVPADVDAPTPGPGEVLVDVVAAGVNRADVMQRLGHYPPPEGASPLPGLEVSGRVAALGDGVEGWTVGGEVCALLDGGGYAEQAVVPAGQLLPVPSGVSLEDAAALPEVACTVWSNVFLVANIQPGQVLLVHGGSSGIGTMAIQLGKAVGAHVAVTAGSQAKLDVCRDLGAEMLVNYREEDFVERVRALSDGHGADVILDNMGAKYLSRNVDLLATGGRLVTIGLMGGRTGELDMGVLLAKRGAVIATSLRSRPATEKAAIVAAVREHVWPLVESGDVRPIVHSRHRLEDAAEAHREMEASTHIGKILLTT